The Azospirillum baldaniorum genome contains a region encoding:
- the mfd gene encoding transcription-repair coupling factor has protein sequence MPNFEQLQPGRSGRLLVGGAPAGHDARVLADLAKRAGSAGLLHVALDDTRAAQLAEALAFFAPSLEVQVFPAWDCLPYDRVSPNGGIVAKRIDTLTRLLARKADAAPLVVLTTVNAMVQKVPPRAAFRDAVFSAKLRDRIDLEKLQRYLAGNGYTRAQTVREPGEFAVRGGIVDLFPPGTDEPLRLDLFGDELEAVRSFDPMSQRTTDKRDGIDLKPMSEVFLDEAGIARFRSGYRELFGAVTDDDPLYEAISAGRKYGGMEHWLPLFHETMESLLAYMPKAILSLDHQATEARDSRIAQVVDFHASRESMIVIEKRTGSPVYKPVPVGMMFLDAQAWDDLFAAHAVAQLQPFGTPPGIKGTLDAGGRRGHDFAEERARPDVNVFEAVKDHIRALRADGRRVLVAGYSAGSRDRLMTVLGDHGIPGLEPAESIEDVRRFDRNIIGMIVLGMEHGFTSADMAVITEQDILGDRLVRPAAKKKRKAANFIAEYTALASGDLVVHMDHGIGRYDGLETLEVSGAPHDCLRLIYEGGDKLYVPVENIEVLTRYGSEDAHAQLDKLGGAGWQGRKARVKKRLKDMAEALLKIAAERMLKKADPVYTPEGVYQEFAARFPYPETDDQLKVIEEVFTDLGSGRPMDRLVCGDVGFGKTEVALRAAFLVAMSGQQVAVVVPTTLLARQHFKTFTTRFAGLPLRIVQLSRMVTAKEQTKVKQELTEGTADIVIGTHALLGKGVQFKQLGMVIVDEEQHFGVKQKERLKELRADVHVLTLTATPIPRTLQMALSGVRELSLIATPPVDRLAVRTFVLPYDPVVVREAILREHYRGGQTFYVCPRVEDLPKVAERVRELVPEVKIVTAHGQMPASELEEVMTAFDEGKFEVLLATNIIESGIDIPNANTLIVHRADMFGLAQLYQIRGRVGRSKVRGYAYLTYAPNKPLTGTAQQRLHVIETLDSLGAGFQLASHDMDIRGAGNLLGEEQSGHVKEVGVELYQHMLEEAVANARAGMDGQVPSGAEDQPWTPQINLGTPVLIPEEYVPDLTVRLSLYRRIADLVDRAEIDGFAAELIDRFGKLPGEVENLLDVVTIKQLCRQAGVERVDAGPKGAVLTFRNNSYAEPAKLLTYISQQISLMKLRPDHKLVYTREWADEAQRVRGVNRLMSDLAQMAGGGAVPKGEAPPPPPPPPPRPSALKAGSKFGRNIPSRPFGRR, from the coding sequence TTGCCCAACTTCGAACAGTTGCAGCCGGGACGCTCCGGCCGCCTTCTGGTCGGCGGCGCCCCCGCCGGTCATGACGCCCGCGTCCTCGCCGACCTCGCCAAGCGAGCGGGGAGCGCCGGACTCCTCCACGTCGCGCTCGACGACACCCGCGCCGCCCAGCTGGCGGAGGCGCTGGCCTTCTTCGCGCCTTCGCTGGAGGTGCAGGTGTTCCCGGCCTGGGACTGCCTGCCCTACGACCGGGTGTCGCCCAACGGCGGCATCGTGGCGAAGCGCATCGACACGCTGACCCGCCTGCTGGCGCGCAAGGCGGACGCCGCGCCGCTGGTCGTGCTGACCACCGTCAACGCCATGGTGCAGAAGGTGCCGCCCCGCGCCGCTTTCCGCGACGCGGTGTTCTCGGCGAAGCTGCGCGACCGGATCGATCTGGAGAAGCTGCAGCGCTATCTGGCCGGCAACGGCTACACCCGCGCCCAGACGGTGCGCGAGCCGGGCGAGTTCGCCGTGCGCGGCGGCATCGTCGATCTGTTCCCGCCGGGCACCGACGAGCCGCTGCGCCTCGACCTGTTCGGCGATGAGCTGGAGGCCGTGCGCAGCTTCGACCCCATGTCGCAACGCACCACCGACAAGCGCGACGGCATCGACCTGAAGCCGATGTCGGAAGTCTTCCTCGACGAGGCCGGCATCGCCCGCTTCCGCTCCGGCTACCGGGAGCTGTTCGGCGCCGTCACCGACGACGACCCGCTCTACGAGGCGATCAGCGCCGGGCGCAAGTACGGCGGCATGGAGCACTGGCTACCGCTGTTCCACGAGACGATGGAATCGCTGCTGGCCTACATGCCCAAGGCCATCCTGTCGCTGGACCATCAGGCGACGGAGGCGCGCGATTCGCGCATCGCTCAGGTGGTGGACTTCCACGCCTCCCGCGAGAGCATGATCGTCATCGAGAAGCGGACGGGCTCGCCGGTCTACAAGCCGGTGCCGGTCGGCATGATGTTCCTCGACGCCCAGGCCTGGGACGACCTGTTCGCTGCCCACGCCGTGGCGCAGCTCCAGCCCTTCGGCACGCCGCCGGGCATCAAGGGCACGCTGGACGCCGGTGGGCGCCGCGGCCATGACTTCGCCGAGGAGCGGGCGCGCCCCGACGTCAACGTCTTCGAGGCGGTGAAGGACCACATCCGCGCGTTGCGGGCCGACGGGCGGCGCGTGCTGGTGGCCGGCTATTCCGCGGGCTCCCGCGACCGTCTGATGACGGTGCTGGGCGACCACGGCATTCCGGGGCTGGAGCCGGCGGAGAGCATCGAGGACGTCCGCCGCTTCGACCGCAACATCATCGGCATGATCGTGCTGGGGATGGAGCACGGCTTCACCTCCGCCGACATGGCCGTCATCACCGAGCAGGACATCCTCGGCGACCGCCTCGTCCGCCCGGCGGCGAAGAAGAAGCGCAAGGCCGCCAACTTCATCGCCGAATACACGGCGCTGGCCTCGGGCGACCTCGTGGTGCACATGGACCACGGCATCGGGCGCTACGACGGGTTGGAGACGCTTGAGGTGTCCGGCGCGCCGCACGACTGCCTGCGGCTGATCTACGAGGGGGGCGACAAGCTCTACGTCCCCGTCGAGAACATCGAGGTGCTGACCCGCTACGGGTCGGAGGACGCGCACGCGCAGCTCGACAAGCTGGGCGGGGCCGGCTGGCAGGGCCGCAAAGCCCGCGTCAAGAAGCGCCTGAAGGACATGGCCGAGGCGCTGCTGAAGATCGCCGCCGAGCGCATGCTGAAGAAAGCCGATCCGGTCTACACGCCGGAGGGCGTCTATCAGGAATTCGCCGCGCGCTTCCCCTATCCGGAGACCGACGACCAGCTGAAGGTGATCGAGGAGGTCTTCACCGACCTCGGCTCGGGCCGTCCGATGGACCGGCTGGTCTGCGGCGACGTCGGCTTCGGCAAGACGGAGGTGGCGCTGCGCGCCGCCTTCCTCGTCGCCATGAGCGGCCAGCAGGTCGCCGTGGTGGTGCCGACCACGCTTCTGGCGCGGCAGCACTTCAAGACCTTCACCACCCGCTTCGCGGGGCTGCCGCTGCGCATCGTCCAGCTCTCCCGCATGGTCACCGCCAAGGAGCAGACCAAGGTCAAGCAGGAGCTGACGGAGGGCACTGCCGACATCGTCATCGGCACCCACGCGCTGCTCGGCAAGGGCGTGCAGTTCAAGCAGCTCGGCATGGTCATCGTCGACGAGGAGCAGCATTTCGGCGTGAAGCAGAAGGAGCGGCTGAAGGAGCTGCGCGCCGACGTGCATGTCCTGACGCTGACCGCCACGCCGATCCCGCGCACGCTCCAGATGGCGCTGTCCGGCGTGCGTGAGCTGTCGCTGATCGCCACCCCGCCGGTGGACCGCTTGGCGGTGCGCACCTTTGTGCTGCCCTACGACCCGGTGGTGGTGCGCGAGGCCATCCTGCGCGAGCATTACCGGGGCGGCCAGACCTTCTACGTCTGCCCTCGCGTGGAGGACCTGCCCAAGGTCGCCGAGCGGGTGCGCGAGCTGGTGCCCGAGGTGAAGATCGTCACCGCCCACGGCCAGATGCCCGCCAGCGAGCTGGAGGAGGTGATGACCGCCTTCGACGAGGGCAAGTTCGAGGTGCTGCTCGCCACCAACATCATCGAGAGCGGCATCGACATTCCCAACGCCAACACGCTGATCGTGCACCGGGCGGACATGTTCGGCCTGGCGCAGCTCTACCAGATCCGCGGGCGCGTCGGCCGCTCGAAGGTGCGCGGCTACGCCTACCTCACCTACGCGCCGAACAAGCCGCTGACCGGCACGGCACAGCAGCGGCTGCACGTCATCGAGACGCTGGACAGCCTGGGCGCCGGCTTCCAGCTGGCCAGCCACGACATGGACATCCGCGGCGCCGGCAACCTGTTGGGCGAAGAGCAGTCGGGCCACGTCAAGGAGGTCGGCGTCGAGCTGTACCAGCACATGCTGGAGGAGGCCGTCGCCAACGCCCGCGCCGGCATGGACGGGCAGGTGCCGAGCGGCGCGGAGGACCAGCCCTGGACCCCGCAGATCAACCTGGGCACGCCGGTGCTGATCCCGGAGGAGTATGTCCCCGACCTGACGGTGCGCCTGTCGCTCTACCGCCGCATCGCCGATCTGGTGGACCGGGCGGAGATCGACGGCTTCGCGGCGGAGTTGATCGACCGTTTTGGCAAGCTGCCGGGCGAGGTGGAGAACCTGCTCGACGTGGTGACCATCAAGCAGCTCTGCCGTCAGGCGGGGGTGGAGCGGGTGGACGCCGGGCCGAAGGGCGCCGTGCTGACTTTCCGCAACAACAGCTACGCCGAGCCGGCCAAGCTGCTGACCTACATCAGCCAGCAGATCAGCCTGATGAAGCTGCGGCCCGACCACAAGCTGGTCTACACGCGCGAATGGGCCGACGAGGCTCAGCGGGTGCGTGGTGTCAACCGGCTGATGAGCGATCTGGCGCAGATGGCCGGCGGCGGCGCCGTGCCGAAGGGCGAGGCGCCGCCTCCTCCGCCACCCCCGCCGCCGCGCCCCAGCGCGCTGAAGGCCGGGTCGAAGTTCGGGCGGAACATCCCCTCGCGTCCCTTCGGGCGGCGCTGA
- a CDS encoding (2Fe-2S) ferredoxin domain-containing protein: MSLDLPQVFRHHVFCCAQQRPPGHPRGSCAAKNAHPLWEQLGQRIQAKGLLDVGMAWTGCLGFCSAGPLMVVYPEGLWYRPETPEDIDEIVDSHLVNNTPVERLVMVLTR; the protein is encoded by the coding sequence ATGTCCCTCGACCTGCCTCAGGTGTTCCGCCACCACGTCTTTTGTTGCGCCCAGCAGCGCCCGCCCGGCCACCCGCGCGGGAGCTGCGCGGCGAAGAACGCCCACCCGCTGTGGGAGCAGCTCGGCCAGCGCATCCAGGCCAAGGGGCTGCTGGACGTCGGCATGGCCTGGACCGGTTGTCTCGGCTTCTGCTCCGCCGGGCCGCTGATGGTGGTCTATCCGGAGGGGCTGTGGTACCGCCCGGAAACGCCTGAGGACATCGACGAGATCGTCGACTCGCACCTCGTCAACAACACGCCGGTCGAACGGCTGGTGATGGTGCTGACCCGCTGA
- a CDS encoding succinate dehydrogenase assembly factor 2 — protein sequence MSDENTLSESGESLENRRKRLRFRSWHRGMREMDLLIGSFADAHVPDFDHAQLDRYEALLELSDPDLYNWYAGREPLPAEHDTDVMQLLTKFRYTPRQGS from the coding sequence ATGAGCGACGAGAACACCCTGTCCGAGAGCGGCGAGTCCCTGGAAAACCGGCGCAAGCGGCTGCGCTTCCGGTCGTGGCACCGCGGCATGCGCGAGATGGACCTGCTGATCGGCAGCTTCGCCGACGCCCATGTCCCGGACTTCGACCACGCGCAGCTCGACCGCTACGAGGCGCTGCTCGAACTCAGCGACCCGGACCTCTACAACTGGTACGCCGGGCGCGAGCCGCTGCCCGCCGAGCATGACACCGACGTCATGCAGCTGTTGACCAAGTTCCGCTACACGCCCCGTCAGGGGTCCTGA
- the egtB gene encoding ergothioneine biosynthesis protein EgtB — protein MPDTHLATHAQPSGDALRQALSTRFQKIRARTAELAAPLSPEDLMVQSVADGAPAKWHLAHTTWLFETTVLVPCNPGYRPFDPAFLTLFAARDDRFGSHQLPSPTLRLLSRPNAAEVMRYRDHVNAAVLHLLNQAEEAELPEIADRVIVGITHERRHQERLLTHIKHAFWSNPLRPAYDQPPQAVPAPPQPERWIEHEGGMVEIGRTEAGAGFDHEGPRHRVHLGPFRLAALPVSCGAFRDFIEDGGYAKRSLWLADGWEAVQTEGWQAPLYWEWRDGAWQIFTLYGMRALDPAEPVCHVSWFEADAFARWAGKRLPEEAEWEAVASRCDSMGNLLGTGHRHPRPSTCHGDGPWQLFGDVWEWTRSPFTPYPGYRLPDGVDEAVHGRFMINRMVLRGGSCVTPFDHANPTTRHYLRPESRLSFTGLRLAEDA, from the coding sequence GTGCCCGACACCCATCTCGCCACGCACGCCCAGCCGTCCGGCGACGCCCTTCGCCAAGCCCTTTCCACCCGTTTCCAGAAGATCCGCGCCCGCACCGCCGAACTCGCGGCCCCCTTGTCGCCCGAAGACCTGATGGTCCAGTCGGTGGCCGATGGCGCCCCGGCCAAATGGCACCTCGCCCACACGACGTGGCTGTTCGAAACCACCGTCCTGGTGCCCTGCAACCCCGGTTACCGCCCCTTCGATCCAGCCTTTCTGACGCTGTTCGCCGCGCGCGACGACCGCTTCGGCAGCCACCAGCTTCCCTCCCCCACCCTGCGCCTGCTTTCCCGGCCCAACGCGGCGGAGGTGATGCGCTACCGCGACCATGTGAACGCCGCGGTGCTGCACCTGCTGAACCAGGCCGAAGAGGCGGAACTGCCGGAGATCGCCGACCGCGTGATCGTCGGCATCACGCACGAGCGGCGCCACCAGGAACGGCTGCTGACCCACATCAAGCACGCCTTCTGGAGCAACCCCCTGCGCCCCGCCTACGACCAGCCGCCGCAGGCCGTGCCGGCTCCGCCGCAGCCCGAACGCTGGATCGAGCATGAGGGGGGCATGGTCGAGATCGGGCGGACGGAAGCCGGAGCCGGATTCGACCATGAGGGGCCGCGCCACCGCGTCCATCTGGGGCCCTTCCGCCTCGCCGCCCTGCCGGTGTCCTGCGGCGCCTTCCGCGACTTCATCGAGGACGGCGGCTACGCGAAGCGTTCGCTCTGGCTCGCCGATGGCTGGGAGGCGGTGCAGACCGAGGGTTGGCAGGCCCCGCTCTATTGGGAATGGCGCGACGGCGCGTGGCAGATCTTCACCCTCTACGGCATGCGCGCGCTCGATCCCGCCGAGCCGGTCTGCCATGTCAGCTGGTTCGAGGCCGACGCCTTCGCCCGCTGGGCCGGCAAGCGCCTGCCCGAGGAGGCCGAGTGGGAGGCCGTGGCGTCGCGCTGCGACAGCATGGGCAACCTGCTGGGCACCGGCCACCGCCACCCGCGCCCCAGCACCTGCCACGGCGACGGCCCCTGGCAATTGTTCGGCGACGTGTGGGAATGGACGCGCAGCCCCTTCACCCCCTACCCCGGCTATCGCCTGCCGGACGGTGTGGACGAGGCCGTCCATGGCCGCTTCATGATCAACCGCATGGTGCTGCGGGGCGGCAGCTGCGTCACCCCCTTCGACCACGCCAACCCGACGACCCGGCATTACCTGCGGCCGGAATCCCGTTTGTCCTTCACCGGCCTGCGGCTGGCAGAGGATGCCTGA
- a CDS encoding nicotinate phosphoribosyltransferase, with amino-acid sequence MDETRNQPPASHTPASHPPASAITEWTDTYFKRTKEAVGKFGDKKVTYAIFMRRPVVCAPRLAIEWLEAVARERGFDLDIVLNYPEGKWVGAGEPILYITGSFYHLVDTETIILQKLGPACVGAYNAFTMCADLPKTAFLAMEARHCAGTEMEEMMAYAASVGSDRAKRKVGAKGFIGNATDATAHFFGQKKGMGTMPHALIGYAGSTVRAAEMFHETFPELPLTVLVDYFGREVTDALEVCRRFPGLAAQGKLAVRLDTPGGRFLEGLDPPGSYAVLERHAPHSIRGYRDETQLRYLIGTGVSAAAIHFMREKLDEAGFPAVKIVASSGFGPAKCRLMAEANAPVDIIGTGSYLPERWTETYATADIIEYDGEKRVKVGREFLFRK; translated from the coding sequence ATGGACGAGACCAGGAACCAGCCGCCGGCCAGTCACACGCCCGCCAGCCATCCGCCCGCGTCGGCCATCACCGAATGGACCGACACCTATTTCAAGCGGACCAAGGAGGCGGTCGGGAAATTCGGTGACAAGAAGGTCACCTACGCCATCTTCATGCGCCGCCCTGTGGTCTGCGCGCCGCGACTCGCCATCGAATGGCTGGAGGCGGTGGCGCGGGAGCGCGGGTTCGACCTCGACATCGTCCTGAACTATCCGGAAGGAAAGTGGGTCGGTGCGGGCGAGCCGATCCTCTACATCACCGGCTCCTTCTACCATCTGGTCGACACCGAGACGATCATCCTCCAGAAGCTCGGCCCCGCCTGCGTCGGCGCCTACAACGCCTTCACCATGTGCGCCGACCTGCCGAAGACCGCCTTCCTCGCCATGGAGGCGCGCCACTGCGCCGGCACGGAAATGGAGGAGATGATGGCCTACGCCGCCTCGGTCGGGTCGGACCGGGCGAAGCGCAAGGTCGGCGCCAAGGGCTTCATCGGCAACGCCACCGACGCCACCGCCCATTTCTTCGGCCAGAAGAAGGGCATGGGCACGATGCCGCACGCGCTGATCGGCTACGCCGGATCGACCGTGCGGGCGGCGGAGATGTTCCACGAGACCTTCCCCGAACTGCCGCTGACCGTCCTGGTCGATTACTTCGGGCGCGAGGTGACCGATGCGCTGGAGGTCTGCCGCCGCTTCCCCGGCCTCGCCGCGCAGGGCAAGCTGGCGGTGCGGCTCGACACGCCGGGCGGGCGCTTCCTGGAAGGGCTGGACCCGCCGGGCTCCTACGCGGTGCTGGAGCGGCACGCCCCCCACTCCATCCGCGGTTATCGCGACGAGACGCAGCTCCGCTATCTGATCGGCACCGGCGTGTCGGCGGCGGCGATCCATTTCATGCGCGAGAAGCTGGACGAGGCCGGTTTCCCGGCGGTGAAGATCGTCGCCAGCTCCGGCTTCGGCCCGGCGAAGTGCCGCCTGATGGCGGAGGCCAACGCCCCCGTCGACATCATCGGCACCGGCAGCTATCTGCCCGAGCGCTGGACCGAGACCTACGCCACCGCCGACATCATCGAGTACGACGGCGAGAAGCGCGTGAAGGTCGGCCGCGAGTTCCTGTTCCGCAAGTAG
- a CDS encoding crotonase/enoyl-CoA hydratase family protein yields the protein MPLTTKHADPANPVLCVTAGGIATLTLNRPAKLNAISTALAAAMLDTLDALEVDAAVRAIIVTGAGERAFSAGADIAEFTPAVRRGPEAAVRAFRPGQTLCARIESFPKPIIAAVNGICYGGGCEILEASHLAVASERASFSKAEIRLGMMPTFGGTQRLPRNAGRKRALEWLLTGDTFPPAMALAVGLVNQVVPHDALLPAAFELAGRIVRHSPAAVSGILGAVTRGLNMTIGEGLAVETERFARLAPGADLRDGLEAWLAR from the coding sequence ATGCCCCTGACGACCAAACACGCCGACCCCGCCAACCCCGTGCTGTGCGTCACCGCCGGGGGGATCGCCACCCTCACCCTGAACCGCCCCGCCAAGCTGAACGCCATCAGCACGGCGCTGGCCGCCGCCATGCTCGACACGCTGGATGCGCTGGAGGTCGACGCTGCGGTGCGGGCCATCATCGTCACCGGCGCCGGGGAGCGGGCCTTCTCCGCCGGGGCGGACATCGCGGAGTTCACCCCAGCCGTCCGGCGGGGACCGGAGGCCGCGGTGCGCGCCTTCCGGCCCGGCCAGACCCTGTGCGCGCGGATCGAGTCCTTCCCCAAGCCCATCATCGCCGCGGTCAACGGCATCTGCTACGGCGGCGGCTGCGAGATTCTGGAGGCGTCACACCTCGCCGTCGCCAGCGAGCGGGCGAGTTTCTCCAAGGCGGAGATCAGGCTCGGCATGATGCCGACCTTCGGCGGGACGCAGCGGCTTCCCCGCAACGCTGGGCGCAAGCGGGCGCTGGAATGGCTGCTGACCGGCGACACCTTCCCGCCCGCGATGGCGCTGGCGGTCGGGCTGGTCAATCAGGTGGTGCCCCACGACGCGCTGCTGCCCGCCGCCTTCGAACTGGCCGGGCGCATCGTCCGGCATTCCCCGGCGGCGGTGTCCGGCATCCTTGGGGCGGTGACCCGCGGGCTGAACATGACCATCGGCGAAGGGTTGGCGGTGGAGACCGAGCGCTTCGCCCGGCTGGCACCGGGGGCCGACCTGCGCGACGGGCTGGAGGCGTGGCTGGCGCGCTGA
- a CDS encoding flagellar basal body-associated FliL family protein produces MSRTIRQNAPNIAAGPSTAAPSTLDRLSRRVVVGLLCTMAGLAAAGTGGAFLLKPGTAQAGRVVGDTLRTAANYARLPAMIFTLSDGDRLRELRVRVVLDMEPTAPVKTVESYGPRIASAMTNVMLDTDPGELRGRNGAFYIKDAVMRTAAKELGAMKIRQVLVQELVMR; encoded by the coding sequence ATGAGCCGGACAATCCGCCAGAACGCGCCGAACATTGCGGCAGGCCCCTCGACGGCAGCCCCCTCGACGCTGGATCGCCTGAGCCGGCGGGTGGTGGTCGGGCTTCTCTGCACCATGGCCGGGCTGGCCGCCGCGGGCACCGGCGGGGCCTTCCTGCTGAAGCCCGGCACGGCGCAGGCCGGGCGCGTGGTGGGGGACACGCTGCGGACCGCCGCCAATTACGCGCGGCTGCCGGCGATGATCTTCACGCTGAGCGACGGCGACCGGCTGCGCGAGCTGCGGGTCCGCGTGGTGCTGGACATGGAGCCGACCGCCCCGGTCAAGACGGTGGAGAGCTATGGGCCACGGATCGCCAGCGCCATGACCAACGTGATGCTGGACACCGACCCCGGCGAGCTTCGCGGGCGCAACGGCGCCTTCTACATCAAGGACGCGGTGATGCGCACCGCCGCGAAGGAACTCGGCGCGATGAAGATCCGGCAGGTGCTGGTCCAGGAACTCGTCATGCGCTGA
- a CDS encoding ACT domain-containing protein yields MKKDGGLAKALALGGDRRAFGDIPTVAEAVAADPARLPELVACLFDGDAGVRMRAADALERVSRGDARPLDAFAERLLTDAAAIEQAEVRWHLAAVIPRLTLTEEQRGRAVALLEGWFENRASRIVQSAALQAMVDLAANDPELRPVAADMLGRAMRSRIPSLAARAKRILKPFEVDRATLDAALLPETKPLTLSVLPDRLAVARLAPGDGMPGWLDWTDPLVSATRTGEELSILCRESRVPEGVTAERGWRAFKVEGPLDFSLFGVLARIAVPLAQARVPIFAMSTYDTDYVLVRDEDVERAADALKRVCTVVAPS; encoded by the coding sequence ATGAAGAAGGATGGGGGGCTGGCGAAGGCCCTGGCGCTCGGCGGTGACCGGCGCGCCTTTGGTGACATTCCGACGGTGGCGGAGGCGGTGGCCGCCGACCCCGCGCGGCTGCCGGAACTGGTCGCCTGCCTGTTCGACGGCGACGCCGGGGTGCGGATGCGCGCCGCCGACGCCCTGGAGCGGGTGTCGCGCGGCGATGCCCGTCCGCTGGACGCCTTCGCGGAACGGCTGCTGACCGACGCCGCAGCGATCGAGCAAGCGGAGGTGCGCTGGCACTTGGCGGCCGTCATTCCCCGCCTGACCCTGACGGAGGAGCAGCGCGGGCGCGCTGTGGCGCTTCTGGAAGGCTGGTTCGAGAACCGGGCCAGCCGGATCGTGCAGAGCGCCGCGCTTCAGGCGATGGTCGATCTGGCGGCGAACGACCCGGAGCTTCGCCCGGTCGCGGCGGACATGCTGGGCCGGGCCATGCGCTCGCGCATCCCGTCGCTGGCCGCACGGGCCAAGCGCATTCTCAAACCGTTCGAGGTGGACCGCGCGACTCTGGACGCCGCCCTGCTGCCGGAGACCAAGCCGCTCACCCTGTCGGTCCTGCCCGACCGGCTGGCGGTGGCGCGGCTGGCGCCGGGGGACGGGATGCCCGGCTGGCTCGACTGGACCGACCCGCTGGTCAGCGCCACCCGCACGGGGGAGGAGCTGTCCATCCTCTGCCGCGAGTCCCGCGTGCCGGAGGGCGTGACGGCGGAGCGGGGATGGCGCGCCTTCAAAGTGGAGGGGCCGCTGGACTTCTCGCTTTTCGGCGTGCTGGCGCGCATCGCCGTGCCGCTGGCCCAGGCGCGCGTGCCGATCTTCGCAATGTCCACCTACGACACCGATTACGTGCTGGTGCGCGACGAGGATGTGGAGCGCGCGGCCGACGCGCTGAAGCGCGTCTGCACCGTCGTGGCGCCCTCCTGA